GACATTGTGGTTAAGGTGTGTCAAATGCGCTCCAATTTTAATTTAATTTATGTATGTTCTAATTCCCGACTCCTACCTTGATCAGGTCGTGTGCAAGTTCCGCGAGGAACTCTTCTTTAAAATCAACCGCAAAACTAAACTCACTCGACTATTTAGTACATGGGAGTCCCGTATGGACACTGGCTCGAGTGATAAGAAATCGGGCAAGACTCACTTTATTTTCACCCATGCCGGGCGTGCGATTGATTGGGAGTCCACGCCCGATCAAGCTGGGATCGAAAACAACGACGTGATAATGGCGGTAGAATTGATGGATCTAACTCAGGCAGAGCCGGTCGGTCCCTGTGCTATACTTGGTAAATATTCTACTCAATCCGCATACACATCCATAAGCAGGATGATTCCATCGCTTCAAGGCCAAAAATAACCAAGCATGTTCCCGAAGATGATGCCGAGGCTACTCGCGCTGTAGAGGAGATGCTTGACGTTGTTGTGCGTGAGCGCCTTAAGGATGTTTTGAGGCAGTACGAGCGCCGGGAACGCCACTTCGAGGCTGTGGTGCGCAGCAAAGAATTGGAGGTTCTGTTGGCTCGTGCCAGGGTCGAAGAGCAGAAAGGGTGTGCAGAGGTTGCCAGGCGCGTCGCAAGGGCTTCAGAACAGCAGGTACGATAACTGGGTTCATATCTTGGATCAAGCGAGTCTTGTGAGACTGGGTTACTGACTCTTACTTGAACCCAGAACGCCGCCTTGCAGACTGAGCTAGAAGAACTACAGAGGCAGGAAGCGGCAACTGCTACCAAGCTACAGCAGTGTTTACATACGGTAAGCCCCTTGACTTGGTTTATATCTATTCGGATCTCAACTAGTGTGCATAACTCCCTGTTCCTCATAATCCGTCTGTTATCCCGTGTTTTTCTACTAGCTTGGAAAGAATTCCTCTGCAGACCCTGCTCCCGCTGCCGCACGGATAGTAAGGGATGTTCTTTGGGAACATTTGGATCTTCGCGCCCAGGCCATTGAACATGATACGAACAATCATGCGAGTGGAGAAGACTCGTAACGGACTCTGCACGTGTGTTTCTTATTGCGAATGGATGCTCACGTTTGGTTGGCTTGTGCATTTGTAGCTAGTGAACCTGTGTGAATTGAGAAATAAAACTTCATATACGATATGGTTCAGTTGTGAGTAAGTCTGAATCAATTTGTTATTTATAGGATTTATACAGAGAGTACAGCAGGATATAAGGCTTGTCCATGTGATGGCCGTTTCATCAGTCCATTTGTGCATTTAGACAAGAGTGTCCAACTCATGTACGTTCTCAACCAACCCGCTACGAGAGAAAGTCTTGCCCTTGACTTCCTCCAATCCCTCTCCCGCGTAACTAACCTTGGGACTGACCTCGATTTCTACCCCATCTCCGACTGTCGCTCCAGCCTTCTCCAAGAATCGTCGCTGCTGAGCCAAGAGGTCCGCTCGGCTGGTCCCGGGGTCGTCACTGCCGGTCCCAGGTGCATTTTTGAGTGGACTAAACTCTTCTTTCCTATCGACTTCGAGAACAACCATAGACTCCGTGAACGGGAAGACATCGAATACGAACAACTCGAGCTTCATTCCGTTCGGTTTGCTTGGCTTACGGAATTCGCCGGTCTCAAGGTCAATGTGGGGAATCTTCTTGCGTGCGATGTGGAACGCCATTTGTTCCTCAAACTCTGCCACACGGTTCAGGAATGCGGTGGTATAGAAGTGATTTGCAATATTCCCTGCGCGGAACGATAGTTGTCCATCTGCGTCGCGACGTTCAGCTTGCTCCTTGGAAATCTCTGAATATTCGACTACGCTGAAGCGACCAGATTTGCGGGCTACAACTCCAACAGACTCGTTAGGAGAGGACTTTGGAACGACCTTGGCAGCACAGTCCGCGCCCTTGTGAATTGAGAAACCGAGGAACACAGGATCGGCCACGCGGACGAGGCAGTTGTCGACACAGTAAGCGTGGATGTACTCAATTTTACGAGCGGCAAGATCGGAGAGGACGGTTGTACTGGTTTCGGGAGAGATGGGACTGCGTAAAGCGGCGTACAGCCCACCGTTCCCATCTGGAGCGACCGCAACTGAAGACGGCGAGTCGAGCAAGACCTTCCCGTCATTGTCAAGACATGGCAAGGTACCTGATCAAAAATAGATTAAGCAATGCATTTGGCGCTCAAATCTAGCGCGCATACTCACCCTGCTCGAAAAAGATTACTTGAGATGGGTCAAGGCCAAAGAACTTGTTGTGAGAGAAGAATGCTTCGGTTGCCTTGCGGGTGGGTCCACTGGTCATGACATACCACGGGATCGTGACCTTTGAGCCAGCTTGTTCGCCTGCAAGAACCTCGAGTCTTGCAATACGCTCGGCTTGATATTGGAACAAGCTTTTGTGGCTCGGCAGGCCGATATCGTAACACCCTTTCGGATCCGAACTACCCAGCCTCGTGCCTTGCCCGCC
The Rhizoctonia solani chromosome 8, complete sequence DNA segment above includes these coding regions:
- a CDS encoding UTP--glucose-1-phosphate uridylyltransferase; protein product: MAALNQYAVLKEKFEKAGQSQVLHFWPQLSEADQVKLANQLAALDIERVNRVFAKAIQSEKDAQDSSQDDIAPPPSDSYDSILGSAGKEAEYRKIGLQAISEGKVGVLLMAGGQGTRLGSSDPKGCYDIGLPSHKSLFQYQAERIARLEVLAGEQAGSKVTIPWYVMTSGPTRKATEAFFSHNKFFGLDPSQVIFFEQGTLPCLDNDGKVLLDSPSSVAVAPDGNGGLYAALRSPISPETSTTVLSDLAARKIEYIHAYCVDNCLVRVADPVFLGFSIHKGADCAAKVVPKSSPNESVGVVARKSGRFSVVEYSEISKEQAERRDADGQLSFRAGNIANHFYTTAFLNRVAEFEEQMAFHIARKKIPHIDLETGEFRKPSKPNGMKLELFVFDVFPFTESMVVLEVDRKEEFSPLKNAPGTGSDDPGTSRADLLAQQRRFLEKAGATVGDGVEIEVSPKVSYAGEGLEEVKGKTFSRSGLVENVHELDTLV